From Pseudomonas sp. G2-4:
GGAAGATTTTCAATTTTATGAAGTTTATTAATTACATGTTTTGCCGCGAAATGATCAGCTCCGGGCGATGCGCTTCCCAATCGCTTGATTGGGAAGCACAGTTCTAAAAGTTGAGGTAACTCCATATCCATCTCCATGGACGGAACTCCCGCCAATAGCAGGTCGTTCATTCGGGCGACTCCACTTATGGCGCCGGTTTCATAGTATCGCTCACCAGGAAAAAGAAATTCATAACCTGGCCGCGCGGCGTAATGACCGAATGAATCCTCAATAGCATCCCTGGCGGGTAGCCAAGTAGAATAATTGGAGGAAATAGGATCAACGAACGTTTTTTCTATTTCCGAGAATAGACCATCACGATCACTTTTAGATTTGTGCAAGTCCCAAGCGCGGACTTTGGCGAAAAACTGGTCACGATCATACGTTTCCGGTTTAAGACCGTTTGCATAACCTAAAGAGTAAGAAGGGCAAAAACGAATCCTTTTTTCCTGTAGCAGCAGTCGGAGCTGGTTCGTATCAAAAGCTGCTTCCAGTACATTCAATACTGCTGCATCAAGCGGAATCACGACTTCATCATGAACGAGCAAGCAATCCGCTAGGTATCCAACGTGATCGGAGACGGAGAAACACAGATCGGCTGCGACGCCTAGACGACTAGGCAACTGAAAGCTAGTGGAGGACGAATTTTGAGTCATTTGGCTTCCTTACCCTGCCCATGTTAGGGCTGCTTTTGAATTTGTAGTTGGTTACTCGGATGATCCTCAGTCCAAGGACCGCTCCTTACCATCGATACTCCGATTGTAAGAATTAAAGCATATCATTTAGCTATCACCCTAAAGTAGCCATTCCCTTGTGGTTTCTAAGCAAAGTCGGGCCGTGTCTGATCCATTGGATTGGTTACCCTAGACAGTTTTTTTCTGAGCTATCAAGCAATCCCAAGATTCCTGTTGTACCTAGCCAACTGATCCTCCCCACCCCACCCGAACCCTGGTACAACGGTATTGCATAGGCTGTCCCAGTTTGTTGCCAGCCCATCCCGGAATAGACCGGTTTGATCTCGCTTACGCGGTAGGATTTATCTCAACCCTGAACAGCGACCTCGCCCAACCTTCAATTTGACGCGCCGCTGAATAGCCGGCATATTTTGCTCGTTTATGAACACTTATGCTCGCTCATGCAGGTTGTGAATCCCATGCCTTCACCTAACGAAGCGTTTCCCGGCGAACGCCAGCAATTGATCCGCCAGCGTCTGGCCCAATACGGCCGGGTGATCGCCGCTGATCTGGCCAGCGAATTCAATGTCTCCGAACACTCGATCCGGCGCGACTTGGGCGTCTTGGCCGCGGCGGGTTTGTGCAAGCGCGTCTACGGCGGCGCCATCCTGTTGCCCGGCGCTGAAGGGTCACTGGACGTTCGAGTGCAGCAAGACCCCGCGCGCAAGCACAGTCTTGGACAAGCGGCAGCTTCATTGCTCCGGGACGGCCAGCACGTCTTCATCGATGCCGGGTCGACCAACCTGGCCATCGCCTGCGCCATCGACCCGCAACTGCCGTTGACCCTCACGACCAATTCGCCGTTGATTGCGGTGCAGTTGATGAAGCTGCCTCGTGCCGAGGTCATCCTGTTGGGCGGCCGTTTGAACCCGGTGGCGGGAGGCGCGATTGGGCTGACGGCGGTACAGCAACTGCGTCAGTTCAATTTTGACGTGTGCTTTTTGGGTGCTTGCGCCATTGACCCGGACAACGGCGTCACGGCGTTCGGTCTGGATGACGCGGAGTTCAAGCGTGCGGTGGTCGCCGCGAGCGGGCAGGTGGTGGTGGCCGTGACCAATGAAAAACTGTCCAGCGTGGCTCACTATCAAGTGGCGTCGTGTGAAGAGGTCGCCGCGCTGGTGGTGGAGCACGATGCACCCCGTGAGCGCCTGGAACCGTTTTTTGGCCGGATTTCGAATGTCATGACGGCCGCCCGCGAACAACGGCGCGAGCAGGAGCAGGCTTGAAATGCTTGAAGGCTCGACAACCCATTGTCCGCCACGCGATTTACGTCTAGTTTGCTGACCCATCATAAAGACAAAAACTGGAGTCATTGATGCAACCGATTCGTCTCGGTCTGGTGGGCTACGGCAAGATTGCCCAGGATCAACATCATCCCGCTATCCTCGCCAATCCGGCGTTCCAGCTGGTGTCTGTCGCCACGCAAGGGCAACCTTGCCCCGGGGTGGAGAACTTCCGGTCTCTGGGCGAACTGCTCGAGAATGGCCCGCAGGTCGATGCCATCGCGTTTTGCACGCCCCCGCAAGGTCGATTTGCCTTGGTGCAGCAAGCGCTGGCCGCTGGCAAACACGTGCTGGTCGAAAAACCGCCGTGCGCTACGTTGGGTGAGGCGATGATGTTGGTCGATCAGATCCAGGCGCAAGGCGTCAGCGGTCTGTTCGCCTGGCATTCGCGTTACGCGCCTGGCATCGAGGCCGCCCGTGACTGGCTGGCCACCCGCACCCTGGAAAGCGTGAAGATCGACTGGAAGGAAGACGTGCGCAAATGGCACCCCGGTCAGGCGTGGATCTGGCAACCCGGCGGCCTGGGCGTGTTCGATCCCGGCATCAATGCCTTGTCGATTGTCACCCATCTGTTGGCGCTACCCCTGTTCGTCGAGGCCGCAGAACTGCGGGTCCCGAGCAACTGCCAGTCGCCTATCGCCGCCAGCATCAAAATGTCGGACGCGCGCCACCTCGATATCCACGCAGAGTTCGACTTCGACCACGGTCATGATGAACTCTGGAGCATCGAGATTCGCTGTCGCGAAGGCCTCTTGCGCCTGGACAACGGCGGTGCACTGTTGAGCATTGATGGCGTGCGTCAGGCCGTTTCACACGAGGGTGAGTACGCGGCGGTGTATCGCCATTTCCAACAGCTGATCGCTGACAAAACCAGCGACGTGGACCTGCAGCCGCTGCGACTGGTCGCGGACAGCTTTTTTGTCGGCAGCCGTGCGACGGTTGAACCGTTCTACGATTAATCGCCATTCAGGCAGGGGAACCCGGGCAATTGCGCCTTCGAGACTGAACACTCTTGGGCGCAATCGGCCAATCGGTTTTTATGCTGCCGCTAGCGACAGGGCAGGTTCAGCCCAAATCTTCAGCCTGATGCCGCTCCGGCACCTGGCTCGCTTCATCGCCCCACGTCCGGTTGACCCGTTGCCCACGGATGACCGCCGGCCGCTTGGCGATCTCTTCCGCCCAACGCTGCACATGGGTGTATTCCTGTGCAGAAAGAAACTCTGCCGCCGAATACACGTTGTTGCGCACCAGTTGGCCGTACCAGGGCCAGACTGCGATGTCGGCAATGGTGTAGTGGTCGCCCGCCAAGTATTGGCTTTCGCCCAGGCGGCGATCCAGGACATCCAGTTGCCGCTTGGCTTCCATGGTGAAGCGGTTGATGGGGTACTCGAATTTTTCCGGCGCGTAGGCATAGAAATGCCCGAAGCCGCCACCCAGGTAGGGCGCTGCACCCATCTGCCAGAACAGCCAGTTCAGGGTTTCGGTGCGACCGGCCGGATCGGACGGCAGGAAGGCGCCGAATTTTTCCGCCAGGTAAAGCAGGATCGAACCGGATTCGAAGACGCGGACGGGCGGCTCTACGCTGCGGTCCTGCAGGGCCGGGATTTTTGAATTGGGATTGATCTCGACGAAGCCGCTGGAAAACTGGTCGCCTTCGTTGATGCGAATCAGCCAGGCGTCGTATTCCGCGCCGGTGTGCCCGAGCGCCAGCAGCTCCTCAAGCAGAATGGTCACCTTCACGCCATTGGGCGTGGCCAGGGAATAGAGCTGCAACGGATGCTTGCCGATCGGCAGTGTCTTTTCGTGGGTCGGCCCGGCAATCGGGCGGTTGATGCTGGCGAACTGGCCGCCGGACGGGGCCTCATTTTTCCAGACCTTGGGAGGGACATAGGACGCTTTGCTCATGAGTCGTACCTTATCGTTTACTGGTGATGATCCAGTCGACAGCGGGAGTAGGGCACCTGAAGGGATGGTAGGAGGCGCAACACAGAAGCCTAGGGCCAGGCCTTCGACTGGGAACAGAGAAACTATCACAGGCTGTGCTGCGCGTGGTGGTCGACTCGCCAGTCCTGAGGTGTAGCCGGGCTAGGCAACCGATTGATCGACAAGGACGGCGGTGATTTCGTTGACCGTGCTGCGGGCCGTGCGTGTGACGCCGATCAACGTGGCGGAAGCCGAACCTGTCCACTCGCCATAGCCGACCAGCCATAGCCGGGGTTCTAGCGTCGAGCGGGCGCCTTGGACCTCGACACGGCCTTCGGTATTGATCACTCCCAGGGTATCCAGATGCTGCAGGGCGGGCCTGAAACCGGTGCACCAGATCACCACGTCCGCCGCGGACTCGGAACCATCGGCCCAGATCACGCCGTGGCGCGTGAAACGCTCGAAAGGCCGCACAGATTCGAGTGCGTTGCGCGCCCGCGCATCGACCACGGGCGGGACCATGACGATGTCACCCAACCCACCCACGGGCTGCTCGATGATGCGTCCTTCCAGTTGGGCTTTCCAGCGCTCGGTGGCGCGCTCGAACAACACGCGTCCATCCACGTCGTCGGGCAAGAACAAGGGTTCTACGGGCGTCACCCAGGTGGTCTGTGCGACGTTGGAAACCTCAGCCAGTATCTGCGCCCCGGAATTGCCGCCTCCCACCACCAACACGCGCTTGCCCGCGAATGGCTGCGCCTGGACGTAGTTGGCCGAGTGCAATTGTTGCCCGGCGAACAGTTCGGCATCCGGGTAGTGCGGGATGTAAGGGTTGCTCCACGTTCCGGTGGCGCTGACCACCACCTTGGCATCCCAATGCCTGTGGTCAGAACACACCCGTAAACCCGTCTGCGTACGCTCCACGCGAGTGACCCGCACGGGGCGCTCCACCGGAAATCGGTAGCGCTGTTCGTATTGTTGAAGGTAGTCGATGACATGGTTGCGCGATGGGTAGCCCTCTTGCGTAGGCGGCATCATCCAGCCAGGAATCGAACTCCAGGTGGCCGGAGAAAACAGGCGCAACGAGTTCCAACCATGTCGCCAGGCGCCCCCGGGCGCTTGCTCGGCGTCGAGGATGACGAACGACAATGGGGTGCGACGCAGGAAGTAGGCGACCGCCAAAGCGGATTGCCCCCCACCGACAATGACGACGTCTACTTGGCTGGCGCTCGAATGAGTCATGACGGTGAGCCTTGAGTTGTGCTTGCAGGGGCGTTGTGCCCCGACGACGGAAGGGCAGTACCTGTCTCATTAACGCTTACAGGTTCTGATGCCCAGTAACCGATAGACCGGACAGAAACGGAAGATGCCCGTGGCCAGCGGCACCACGCCGATCCAGCCCCACAAGCCGATCACGCCGGTCAGGCTCAAGGCGATGAGTACAAGCCCAATGATGATGCGTAGGCTACGGTCGATGGTTCCGATATTGGCATTCATGCTGTGATCTCCCGATCAATGGGGGCGCCGGGTCTCCAGCGCCGTGAACAACAACATGCCAGCCAGCATGGCTAGCATGAACACAAGGATTTGCCAGTGTCCGGTCAGCAGGATCGCCACGGCGGGGCCGGGACAGATACCCGCGATTCCCCAACCGATGCCGAACACCAGGCTGCCGCCGATCAGGCGCGGGTCCAGCTCGCGCTTGGCCGGTAGCTGCATGGGGCTTCCAAGCAGTGAGCGGGATTGCTGGCGTGCCCAGGTCAGTGGGCCGATGGCAATGCCGATCGCCCCGATCATCACCAAGGCCAGGGAAGGGTCCCAGGCGCCAGTCAGGTCCAAGAAGGCCAGTACTTTTGTCGGGTTGGCCATGCCCGCCAGGAGCAAGCCCAAGCCGAACAACAGGCCGGCTATGAATGCAGTCAGTTTGAGCATGTTCAAACCCCCATCACATGACGCAGGACAAATACCGTCGCGAAACCGCTGAGCATGAAGCACGCCGTGGCGACCATCGAGCGTGGTGACAGGCGCGACAGGCCGCACACGCCATGGCCGCTGGTGCAGCCTGAACCGTAGCGGGTGCCCACACCCACCAACAGACCCGCGACGATGAGGCCAAGCCAGCCACTCTGGAACTCGATCGACGGCAAGGTGGCAAACACCCCCCATAAAAGCGGTGCGACCAGCAGGCCCAGAAGAAACAGGGCCTTTTCGCTGACGCCTTCGCCATCCCGTTGCAGAAGGCTACCGATCAGCCCACTGATGCCGGCGATGCGCCCGTTGGCGACGACGAACAGGCTGGCCGCCAGGCCTATCAGCATGCCGCCGGCCAGGGATGACCAAGGGGTGAAGTTGAGCCAGTCAACATTCATGAGTGTTCTCCGGTGCATCATCGTTGATATTCAACCCAGGGCCTTCACCAGGAGGGCCACTGCCACCAGCGCAGACAAAAGGGCAAAGCCTTTTTGTAAGTAGGGCTCCGGCAGCCTGGCCGCGATCAGGCGCCCGCCGCCCATGCCGATGATTGCGCCAATGGAAAATGGTAGAGCCACCGCCCATTGCAGGTGTCCCGCCGCCGAACTCGCCACAACCCCTGACAGGGAAACCAGTGCAATCACCGTTAGGGAGGTGGCGAGCACCGACTGAGTGGTCAAGTTGGTGTATCGCTGCAGCGCCGGGACCATGACGAAACCGCCGCCTACGCCGAGCAAGCCGGAAAGAACCCCTGCGACCACACCCGATGCGGTAAGCGCCCATGCACAAGGACCGGTCCAGTTCAGCTTGCCCCGGTTCTCATCCAGGACGCAGGGCGGTGGTTTGCGCGTGCCGGGTGGCTTTGCTCCGACGCGAGTAGGCCGTGATTTTTGCAGCGCCCGGAACGCCACGTACATCAGCAAAAAGGCAAACATGATCGTCAGCGGACGGTTAGGGGTACGTTGGGCCAGCCACAGGCCAAGCGGCGAACAAACGACCCCTGCGCCAGCGGTCAGCAGTGCCGCCTTATAGCGCACGATGCCGTTACGAAGGCCCATCACCGCGCCCAGGGTGGCGGCTAAGCCCACCGCGAGCAAACCAATAGGCCCGGCTTCGGCCATGCTCAAACCCACGCCAAACACCAGGAACGGGACGGCGAGTATGCCTCCGCCTGCGCCGGTCAGCGCCAGGATCACACCCACCGTCAAGCCCAGCAGCAAGACTGCAATCATCTCGATCTCCTGGCGTTCAGGTTGGACTTCATAGGTCCGCCAGCTCTGGTTTTGCCAACCACTCACGGCCCTTGAGCATTCCCTTCCAATACAGCGGTGGAAGAATCCGCTCTTTGAGCAGCCACGCCAGTCTCGATGGTCGGGTGCCGTCAATCAGCCAGGACGGGAAGCTGGGGGCGACCTTGCCGCCGTAGGTGAATTCAGCAAGGACGATCTTGCCTCGTTCGACGGTTAGCGGGCAGGAACCGTAGCCATCGTAATGGGCGCCGCCTTTGGCCTTGCCCATTGCCGCCAGCACGTTATGGGCAACGACGGGTGCCTGCTTACGTGCCGCTGCCGCTGTTTTAGCGTTGCTGGTATTGGTGGCGTCTCCCAATGCGTGAATATTCGCCCAGGTTTTATGACGCAGGCTGACGGGGTCGACGTCGACCCAGCCCGCCGCGTCGGCGAGGGGGCTGACGCGGATGAAGTCCGGCGCAATCTGCGGTGGCACCACATGCAGCAGGTCGAAGTCGTGCGTCACCCGGTGGGTAGTGCCGTCGGATTTAACGCAACTGAAGGTGGCCGTTTGCGCCGGCCCGTCAACGCCAGTCAGCGTACTGCCGAAACTCAGGTCGATCCCATAGGCATTGACGTATTCCATGAGCGCCGGCACGTAGTCAGGAACGCCGAACAGCACCGCGCCGGCGCTGCAGAAATCAATCTCGATATGCTCGAGTACCCCTTGACGCTTCCAGTGGTCGGCGGAGAGGTACATGGCTTTTTGCGGCGCCCCGGCACATTTGATCGGCATGGGCGGTTGCGTGAAAATCGCCCGGCCACTGCGCAGTTGCTGCACCTGTTGCCAGGTATAGGGGGCCAGGTGATACAGGTAGTTGGAAGTGACGCCATTGCGCCCCAGTGTTTCCGATAAGCCTTCGATGGCGTGCCAGTCCAGTTTGAGGCCGGGGCACACGACCAGCTGTTCGTATCGGACCACCCTGCACCCATCGAGAATGACGGCGTTTTTTTCCGGTTCGAACGCCGCTACGGCCGCTTTTATCCAATGCACGCCCCGGGGAATGGTCGCACCCATCGTGTGGGCCGTTCGGGACGCTTCAAACACGCCACTGCCGACGAGTGTCCAGCCAGGCTGGTAATAGTGCACATCCGCCGGGTCGATGATGGCAATGTCCAAGCCTGGATCACGTGCCAACAAACTCGACGCGGTGGCGATGCCCGCCGCGCCGCCGCCGATAATGACCACCGCATGTTCGGCCTCGGCCACTTCAACCGGCGTGCGTCCCTTGTTGGCAATCCTGCGGATGACGCCTTTCATGTCGAAGCCGGCTTTTTTGGCCATTTCGACGATCTGCGGCAAAGGTTGTTGGCCGGCTTGCGACAGGGCCCACATCGTCGTCGAGCGCATGCCGGAACGGCAATACGCCAACACCGGTTTGGGCAATGATTCAAACAACTTGCCGAAGGCAACGCCTTGTTCGTCGGTGACTTTGCCGGATTCAGCCGGAAGATAGTGCGCCTCAATGCCCATGGTTTGCGCGACGCGTTTGATTTCGGCGAACAAGGGTTGATCGCTGCCTTCACCGTCCGGACGGTTACAGATGATGGCGCGAAAGCCACTGTTTTTGAGTTCACTCAATTGATTGGGAAGTATCTGTTCGGATACCGATAAGCCGGACGCAAGGTGGCGGATGTCCATGGATGTCTCCGTGATGACTATTTTCTTATGAGGGGACGTCAGAGCCTATCGAGGGGGATCTTCAGGTAGCGCGTACCGTTCGCCTCCGGCTCGGGGAAGTGCCCGGCGCGCATGTTGACCTGCACCGATGGCAGGATCAGCGTCGGCATGTCCATCGAGGCATCGCGCTTGGTGCGCATCGCGACAAATTCCTCTTCACTGATGCCGTTACGCACATGAACGTTGTCGGCGCGTTGCTCGGCCACGGTGCTGGCGAACTGAACCTCGCGGCCATCCGGCTGATAATCGTGACAGGTGTAGAGGAGGGTGTCGGCCGGCAGGCTCAGGACCTTGTTGATTGAATGGAACAGTGCGCGAGCATCGCCGCCGGGAAAGTCACAGCGTGCGGTTCCGTAGTCCGGCATGAACAGGGTATCGCCGACGAAGGCAGCTGTTTCCCTGCCGTCGCTGATGACATACGTCATGCAGGCAGGCGTGTGGCCCGGCGTATGCAGGGCGCGGCATTGCAACGTGCCGAGGGTGAACGGCTCGTCACTGCCGAACAGATGATCGAACTGACTCCCGTCGCGGGCCATGTCGCCGCCAGTATTGAACAGCGTGCCAAAGACTTCCTGCACGCTGGCAATCCGGCTTCCGATGCCGATCTTGCCGCCGAGTTTTTCTTTCAGGTATGGCGCGGCGGTGAGGTGATCGGCATGGACGTGGGTTTCAAGGATCCACTGGACCTTTGCGTCCAACTCGGCCACTCGGGCGATCAGCTTGTCCGCAGAAGTGGTTTGGGTACGGCCGGATTTTGGGTCGTAATCCAGGACGCTGTCGACCAATGCGCAGTGGTGGGTCACTTCGTCCAGCACCAGATAGCTGACGGTGTGGGTTTCAGGATCGAAAAATCCCTCGACGTGCAGTTTTACGCTCATGACGTGTCTCCTTGGGGGGCGCCTAGCCGCTCAAAGGATGGATACAGCAATAAATCTGCCAGGCCCGCAGCCAGTCGTATTTTGTTTTTATTATGTTGATTTATATGAATTTTATTTTTAAGGTCAGACGCTGCCATTGCTGCGCTCATGGAAAATCACTGCCATTGGCAGTGTTTGTTGGCATAGTGGCAGTGCCACCTCATTCTGGATGGAGTCACGGGAGCCACGATGACAAACACCTTGCCGGCGCTGTTAACCCCGCTTCCGCACCCTGACCAGGTGCAGTCCCTGGTTTCGTTTCTCGAGCACGAGCCACAGCCGATGATTGTCCTCGATCCTGACTACAACATCCTGGCGGCCAATACGGCCTACCTGCGTCAGTTCGGTAGCGCTGACAAACCGTTCATTGGCCATAAGTGCTATCAGGTTTCCCACCACTACGATGTCCCGTGCGACCAGGCGGGTGAGAATTGTCCGATGATAAAGGCCCGGGAGGTGCGTGGCCCGGATCGGGTCTTGCACATCC
This genomic window contains:
- a CDS encoding DeoR/GlpR family DNA-binding transcription regulator, which codes for MPSPNEAFPGERQQLIRQRLAQYGRVIAADLASEFNVSEHSIRRDLGVLAAAGLCKRVYGGAILLPGAEGSLDVRVQQDPARKHSLGQAAASLLRDGQHVFIDAGSTNLAIACAIDPQLPLTLTTNSPLIAVQLMKLPRAEVILLGGRLNPVAGGAIGLTAVQQLRQFNFDVCFLGACAIDPDNGVTAFGLDDAEFKRAVVAASGQVVVAVTNEKLSSVAHYQVASCEEVAALVVEHDAPRERLEPFFGRISNVMTAAREQRREQEQA
- a CDS encoding Gfo/Idh/MocA family oxidoreductase, encoding MQPIRLGLVGYGKIAQDQHHPAILANPAFQLVSVATQGQPCPGVENFRSLGELLENGPQVDAIAFCTPPQGRFALVQQALAAGKHVLVEKPPCATLGEAMMLVDQIQAQGVSGLFAWHSRYAPGIEAARDWLATRTLESVKIDWKEDVRKWHPGQAWIWQPGGLGVFDPGINALSIVTHLLALPLFVEAAELRVPSNCQSPIAASIKMSDARHLDIHAEFDFDHGHDELWSIEIRCREGLLRLDNGGALLSIDGVRQAVSHEGEYAAVYRHFQQLIADKTSDVDLQPLRLVADSFFVGSRATVEPFYD
- the yghU gene encoding glutathione-dependent disulfide-bond oxidoreductase translates to MSKASYVPPKVWKNEAPSGGQFASINRPIAGPTHEKTLPIGKHPLQLYSLATPNGVKVTILLEELLALGHTGAEYDAWLIRINEGDQFSSGFVEINPNSKIPALQDRSVEPPVRVFESGSILLYLAEKFGAFLPSDPAGRTETLNWLFWQMGAAPYLGGGFGHFYAYAPEKFEYPINRFTMEAKRQLDVLDRRLGESQYLAGDHYTIADIAVWPWYGQLVRNNVYSAAEFLSAQEYTHVQRWAEEIAKRPAVIRGQRVNRTWGDEASQVPERHQAEDLG
- a CDS encoding ArsO family NAD(P)H-dependent flavin-containing monooxygenase, encoding MTHSSASQVDVVIVGGGQSALAVAYFLRRTPLSFVILDAEQAPGGAWRHGWNSLRLFSPATWSSIPGWMMPPTQEGYPSRNHVIDYLQQYEQRYRFPVERPVRVTRVERTQTGLRVCSDHRHWDAKVVVSATGTWSNPYIPHYPDAELFAGQQLHSANYVQAQPFAGKRVLVVGGGNSGAQILAEVSNVAQTTWVTPVEPLFLPDDVDGRVLFERATERWKAQLEGRIIEQPVGGLGDIVMVPPVVDARARNALESVRPFERFTRHGVIWADGSESAADVVIWCTGFRPALQHLDTLGVINTEGRVEVQGARSTLEPRLWLVGYGEWTGSASATLIGVTRTARSTVNEITAVLVDQSVA
- a CDS encoding DUF2892 domain-containing protein; translation: MNANIGTIDRSLRIIIGLVLIALSLTGVIGLWGWIGVVPLATGIFRFCPVYRLLGIRTCKR
- a CDS encoding DUF6691 family protein, with product MLKLTAFIAGLLFGLGLLLAGMANPTKVLAFLDLTGAWDPSLALVMIGAIGIAIGPLTWARQQSRSLLGSPMQLPAKRELDPRLIGGSLVFGIGWGIAGICPGPAVAILLTGHWQILVFMLAMLAGMLLFTALETRRPH
- a CDS encoding YeeE/YedE family protein; protein product: MNVDWLNFTPWSSLAGGMLIGLAASLFVVANGRIAGISGLIGSLLQRDGEGVSEKALFLLGLLVAPLLWGVFATLPSIEFQSGWLGLIVAGLLVGVGTRYGSGCTSGHGVCGLSRLSPRSMVATACFMLSGFATVFVLRHVMGV
- a CDS encoding sulfite exporter TauE/SafE family protein — translated: MIAVLLLGLTVGVILALTGAGGGILAVPFLVFGVGLSMAEAGPIGLLAVGLAATLGAVMGLRNGIVRYKAALLTAGAGVVCSPLGLWLAQRTPNRPLTIMFAFLLMYVAFRALQKSRPTRVGAKPPGTRKPPPCVLDENRGKLNWTGPCAWALTASGVVAGVLSGLLGVGGGFVMVPALQRYTNLTTQSVLATSLTVIALVSLSGVVASSAAGHLQWAVALPFSIGAIIGMGGGRLIAARLPEPYLQKGFALLSALVAVALLVKALG
- a CDS encoding bifunctional protein tyrosine phosphatase family protein/NAD(P)/FAD-dependent oxidoreductase; protein product: MDIRHLASGLSVSEQILPNQLSELKNSGFRAIICNRPDGEGSDQPLFAEIKRVAQTMGIEAHYLPAESGKVTDEQGVAFGKLFESLPKPVLAYCRSGMRSTTMWALSQAGQQPLPQIVEMAKKAGFDMKGVIRRIANKGRTPVEVAEAEHAVVIIGGGAAGIATASSLLARDPGLDIAIIDPADVHYYQPGWTLVGSGVFEASRTAHTMGATIPRGVHWIKAAVAAFEPEKNAVILDGCRVVRYEQLVVCPGLKLDWHAIEGLSETLGRNGVTSNYLYHLAPYTWQQVQQLRSGRAIFTQPPMPIKCAGAPQKAMYLSADHWKRQGVLEHIEIDFCSAGAVLFGVPDYVPALMEYVNAYGIDLSFGSTLTGVDGPAQTATFSCVKSDGTTHRVTHDFDLLHVVPPQIAPDFIRVSPLADAAGWVDVDPVSLRHKTWANIHALGDATNTSNAKTAAAARKQAPVVAHNVLAAMGKAKGGAHYDGYGSCPLTVERGKIVLAEFTYGGKVAPSFPSWLIDGTRPSRLAWLLKERILPPLYWKGMLKGREWLAKPELADL
- a CDS encoding MBL fold metallo-hydrolase, yielding MSVKLHVEGFFDPETHTVSYLVLDEVTHHCALVDSVLDYDPKSGRTQTTSADKLIARVAELDAKVQWILETHVHADHLTAAPYLKEKLGGKIGIGSRIASVQEVFGTLFNTGGDMARDGSQFDHLFGSDEPFTLGTLQCRALHTPGHTPACMTYVISDGRETAAFVGDTLFMPDYGTARCDFPGGDARALFHSINKVLSLPADTLLYTCHDYQPDGREVQFASTVAEQRADNVHVRNGISEEEFVAMRTKRDASMDMPTLILPSVQVNMRAGHFPEPEANGTRYLKIPLDRL